Below is a genomic region from Pan troglodytes isolate AG18354 chromosome X, NHGRI_mPanTro3-v2.0_pri, whole genome shotgun sequence.
TAAGGACAGTCTCTGACAAGGCAGGTTTAGGGAGAAGTGAGTGAAGCAGGGTCGTGCAAGTGTAGCGTCGGAGTCTACCTTTATTTAAAAGTTTCATATcttgttcatcatggatattatTTACCTAATCAGTGAGTGTTTTTGGTGCCCTCTTAAATTTTCCACCCAAGGTAAGTAGCCTTGCTGACTTTACCTTACTCCAGGCTTGTTCAGGACGTTTCAAATAATTTGCTCAGAGACACCCAACTAGAAAGCGGCAGGAGCACTTTGGAAAGTTAAGGCAGGCCACATAGCCAGgggctgtctctaaaaaaaaaaaaaaaaaaaaaaaaattagccgggcatgatggtgcataccctgtagtcccagcaacttaggaggctgaggcaaggtgggagaattgcttttGAGCCCCAGAAgtagaggccgcagtgagctctgatcccaccactgcactccagcctcagtaacAGAATGACAGTccatatcaaagaaaaaaaaaaaaaaaggctagaaagtggcagagctgggatttgacgCTAAGTCTGTTTGCATCCAAACCATGCTTTTTTCTAAACCATTAGTCTTTTAAGAGTCCTCATAGGCGATTATCTTGGGCGACTCATGATAATTAATCCATTAAGTAAAGGTGCATTCACTTGTTAATATTTGTTCCAAATCTAGAGTGTGTGAACACTATTTTAAGTGCCAGATGCTTCTGAGAGGTCAAGTTGGCTTTCTGCCTCATTCTTACACTTGTCTAGCATTTGGCACTTTTGACTATTCTCTTCTTAAACTTATCTTGGTGTCCATGACCTGGTCTCTCCTAGTTTTCCTCCTGCTTTTCTAACCATACTTTCTTCTATCTGCTTTGTGGACtctgtctttccatttctttctttctttttttttttttttttgagacagagtcttgctctgttgcccaggctggtgccatcttgactcactgaaacctctgcctcctgggctcaagtgattctcgtgcctgagcctcccggatagctgggattacaggtgcgtgccaccacgcccggctaatttttgtattttttttttttttgtagtagagacaaggtttcgccatattggccaggctggtctcaaactcctggcctcaagtgatctgcccgcctcggcctcccaaactgctgggattacaggtttgtgccatCACGTCCGGcctctctttccattttttaaatgtctgtcatGCATTTTTTTCCCACTGTATATACCCTCCCTGGGCATACTAATGACCATCCATTCTCTATCTTTAGTCCAGACTTCTCTTACTGAACTGCCTTACCAGTCATCTACACTTGGATGCCTTAGAGGTACTTCAACTCAAAACCCCCAAATTGAGTTCCTCATTCTTTCCTGTCCCTGAGCCCCGCATTCTGTTCCTCCTGATTATCTGATATATACCCATACTTAGAGAATGGTAACACCTATCTATCTCTCCAGCACCCAAGCCAGAGACCTGAGAATCATTCTTGACTCTTCCCTTTCCCTCAGTGCCCACATCCAATGAGACACCAAGttctgtagaatttttttttttttttttttttttgagacggagtcttgttctgttgcccaggctggagtgcaatggcatgatctcgggtcactgcaacctctgcctcctgggttcaagcaattctcctgcctcagcctccagagtagctaggacttataggcgtgtgccaccacgcctgggtaatttttttttgtatttttagtagagacggggtttcatcatgttggccagactggtctcgaactcctgacctcaggcgatccacccgcctcggcctcccaaagtgctgggattacaggcgtgagacactgcacccggccagatttTGCTTTCAAAGCATTCCTCTACTCTGTCCCCTTCCCGTGTCCTCACTGCCATTATGCTAGTCCACATCTCTTACCTGATCTCTTTGTTTCCAGGCATACTTCCCCCAATTCATCCTCCACACTATTTCTAGAGGgaccatcttttctctctctctctttttttttttttttccagacagggtcttggtctgcctcccaggctgcagtacgttggcacgatcacagctcactgaagccttgaactcctgggctcaggcaatcctactatctcagcctcccaaatagctgggactacaggcacacactgccacgcccagctaattttttaaaaactttttgtagagacagggtctcactatcttgtccaggctggtttgcactcctgggctcaatcgatcctcctgccttggcctcccaaagtgttgggattacaggtgtgagccaccatgcccggcctatttccagagggaatttctttaaaagttccTCCTGGCTTATAAGACAAAGTCCAGCTCCACAGCAGAACAGATATTGTTCTCCATGATCTAATTCATATTTATCTCTCCTATTTCATGTCtcacctccttcccttccctctatCACCCTATGCTGAACTGAAGTGGTATTTGGCCATATTTGGTGTGTCAGGGTCTTTGCTCATCCAGCTTCCTCTGCCTGCAGtgccatttccttttttatcttgcAAACACCTGCTctacttttcttttgagatggagtttcaggctggagtgcctcaCCACCCACTTTTAAGATTCCACTCCAAATTTTCTGTCACCATCTAGGGAGATTTGACCACTCCCTCTGGTGTGCCTATACTGTTCCTGCTACATAATTGTATCCAGCACTTATAACACTTTATTGCACTTGCGTATTTACATATCCGCTCTTCCCCTTATAAACTTCAAGCTTCAGGAAGACAGGACCTTTGAATAACTGACACTTATATCCAGAGTATCCAGTACAGTGCCTAGCACAAggaggcacttaataaatattgaacTCAGATGAGAGCACCTcctggaaagcaaaaaaaaaaaaaaaaaaagaaaaaagagaaaataaacattgaatgaatgaatggatactaaaagaaaacaaagcagtgGACCAACCCAATAAGACACTTGATAAAATCTCATCAATTTACTCCAAAATGAGGAACAGGCCAAAATGGATAGTGAAAAATATGAATGATCTGTAACTCTAAGATCAATATAATTCTGTTACTTTGTGATCTTATACAGATCTCTATTTATGTACCACTAACTGTGCTGCTTTATGTTGTTTACATATCTGTTTCCCCCTACTAGTCTGAAAGCTTCATGACCCTGTCTAATTTATCTCTGTATCATTGATGCAAAACCCATAATAGGtgtacaataaatatttcttgaatcaaAATTAAGGAatgaggctgggcgcaatggctcacacctgtaattccagcactttgggaggccaaggtgggcagatcacctgaggtcaggagttcgagaccagcctggccaacatggcgaaaccccatctctactaaaaatacaaaaaaaaaaaaaaatcagccaggtgtggtagtgcatggtagctatgcgggaggctgaggcaggagaatcgcttgaacctgggaggcggaggttgcagtgagccaaaattccaccactgcactccagcctgggcgacagagtgagactccgtctcaaaagaataaaaataaataaataaaataaaataaaatttaaggatGAAGCTAGCCAAAGTAGCTTCTTATAAAGGTTTGGGGATTTATCTCAATGaaatgagaatgattttgtcttactatattttaaagatatataaagGGCTGAcatttgcatacatttttatttttctattttctcagcaaacactttcatttttacagattctaaaaatataaactccAGCTTCGCTCTTTTCTGAAATATAACAGATTCCAATTTAGGGAAGTTCAAATTAGTGAATCTTTACCATACTGTGCCTTaccttgtttcattttgcttagtATTCATATGCATCTGGGTTTTGACAAAGCAGGCACTAGAAAATATGGATGTGGCTAACATGTACCAGTTTTTATGGGcctagtgaatttttaaaaaattctttttatttatttatttatttgcttatttatttatttatttatttttgagatggagtcttgctctgttgcctaggctggagcgcagtggcacgatcttggctcactgcaacttctgcctcctgggttcaagtgattctcctgcctcagcctcccgagtagctgggattacaggcatgccccaccacacccggctaatttttgtatttttagtagagatggggtttcaccatgttggccaggctgttctagacctcctgacctcaggtgatctgcccacctcggccttccaaaatgctgggattacaggcgtgagccactgcgcccggctaaaaaaaagtattaatgctatttatgatttataatcataaatgcttttaaactataaaatcaaATTATTCGCCTTATTACCTTTGGtgcttgtcttagtccattcagactGGTGTAATAAAATagcataaactgggtagcttataaacaacagaaatttatttctcacagttctgtaggctgagaagtccaagatcaaggtgggaGCAGTTTGGTGTCTATTGAGGGCCCACTTTCTCTtcacagatggtgccttctaactgtgtcctcacatggcagaaggggaaagtcagctctctgaggcctctgttATAAAGGAATTAATCTCATTTAAGAACACTTCACCCTCATGGACATAATCATTTCCCAAAGCCCCACCTActaataccatcatcttgggggttatgatttcaacatatggtttttgttggggacacaaacattcagaccatagcaaagaTGCTACTAAGGTTTAAATCACAGGGATTCCAGCAGGTTGCttgtgtttggatttttttttttttgatggagtctcactctgtcgcccaggctggagtgcagtggtgcaatctcagctcgctgcaatctccatctcccgagttcaaaccattcttgtgcctcagactcccaagtagctgggattacaggtgcccgccaccactcctggctaatttttgtatttttagtagagatggggattcaccatgttggccaagctgtctCCAattcccggcctcaggtgatctgcccacctcggcctcccaaagtgcagagattacaggtgtgagccactgtgcctggcctcttagtttaattacatataattaagataagaaaaattatatataatgggACACCAGTGGCTGGTGTGAAAGGGGAGAGGACTCTGCTTGTGTTTTCTTCATTCTAATGTTAAAATCATGGTTAATGCAGTAATTTCCTTACAATATTCTCACTCTAGAAACGTGCTTACAAGAGCTATGTTCGAGCCCTCCCTCTGCTGAAGAAAATGGGGATCAATTCCATTCTCCTCCGAAAAAGCATTGGTGCCCTTGAAGTGGCCTGTGGCATCGTCATGACCCTTGTGCCTGGGCGTCCCAAAGATGTGGCCAACTTCTTCCTACTGTTGCTGGTGTTGGCTGTGCTCTTCTTCCACCAGCTGGTCGGTGATCCTCTCAAACGCTACGCCCATGCTCTGGTGTTTGGAATCCTGCTCACCTGCCGCCTGCTGATTGCTCGCAAACCTGAAGACCGGTCTTCTGAGAAGAAGCCTTTGCCAGGGAATGCTGAGGAGCAACCCTCCTTATATGAGAAGGCCCCTCAGGGCAAAGTGAAGGTGTCATAGAAAAGTGGAAGTGCAAAGAGTGGACCTTCCAGGCAGTTGCGTCCATGACACCAGGAAGATGTCAGtgtgtgtttttcatttatttatcttgggGAAAGTGAAAAATGTAATCTGCAAGTTAATGACCCTATTGGCTTGTGTACATCTATATGCTAAAATGACTTCCCCACATTGACATTTGTGTGCCACCTTTAATCACTCTGGGGCAACTCTCACATCTTGCTGCATGTACATGTATACGGCTACTATTGAAGTGTAATTGTGAGATGGACTCCAACAAGCATGTGACTGTGAGATTGTGTGTGGGAAAATGTATTTAActactctctgtgtgtgtatgtgtgtgtgtgtgtgcgtgcgtgcacgcacactcacgcacacacaaGCAGAGAAGGCTCTGATCTTGAACTAATGCTGCACAGGCATCCTTCCCTTTATAGATTGATTCCAGCAAAGGCAGAATAAAACAAATTTCCTATAAAGAGAATCCTGATATGAAACAAGTCATGTAGTCTCATGGCCGGGAATCTCTCCACAGATGCTAAAAACTTAAACTTACtacttcaggagaaaaaaaaacattcaatttCGGACACTGAGTTATATATGAAATTAATTAGGCTCTAGTCCAAcagttgtttacattttaaatagtcCATATTGAATTTAATTAAAACAAGGGATGCATGCAGTCAAATTGATAGTTTAATTCTTCAAGTGATAATATAGGAAGTTTCACCTTGCCTTTGTCCAAGCCCCACCTATTAAAACCCTTTACTCACAGTTTGAAACTGAAGCAGTAAACTTGTTTCCAGACATCTTTTTCAGATTGTCTTAAGCCCAAAGTTGCCTCACTTCCACTATTCTCAGCAGCCAACCAGGATTTGGCAGCTGCTCCACTGTTACGGTTGAGGGAACAGGGATCAGTCCTGTTAGAAGTCTGTGAGCCTCAAACTCTACCTGTTCTCTGCAATCatccaaaatttgaaaaagaagctATATCCAGTGTTTCATTGCCAAACAGATTCACTACTCTTACTGATTCTTCACTGAGCTTTGCTAGTATAAGCAGAGTTCCAAGTCTCCCCTAGGGTTGTCTCTACTTTTCTTTATCATTCCAGTGGGTAGGGTTTAGCTGGGGGAAGGACATTTCATAAGGGTTAGTTGGACTGAGCAGTATGGACATTTGCTTTTTTCATTACGTACTGTTGTTTTTCCTTGTTAGGTGTGCTTTGGTGGTTTTAATATTATTGTGCCAGGGATGGGGAAATGGGGGGGGGGTTGTGTGGGAAGAGTACTTATTATTGTGTTTTCTTCAGTGTAATTGTTCTTGGTAATTGATACCtctctgttttatttctctcattctttcaaaataaaactttttgaaaTTTGGAGGAAACTGTCTGGACAAATACTGAAAATCTGGAAAGTAAGGATCATATCAAAGGATTTAGCCTCTCTTTTTCTGAGTCTggctgaaggaggagaggaaagagaagagggagtTTAATCACTTAATATGCTAATGAGGTTGCCAactttccaatttcttttttttctttttcttattttttttgagacatggtcttgctctgttgcccaggctgtagtgcagtggtgtgatcacagctcactgcagcctcaatctaccaggttcaagtgatcctcccacctcagcctcccgaatagctgggactacaggcatacgccaccatgcccggctaattttttattttttgtagagacgggattttgccatggtGCCCAGTCTGGCCTCggactcctgagcttaagcagtcTGCTTGgcccggccttccaaagtgctgagattacaggtatgagccacctcgcctggcccaaCTTTCCAATTTTATTTACGCTCCCCCACACTTTTGTGATGTTAGCACGCAAGACAGAAAGCCACATAATTAGGATCTCAATACGATTTCCAGGTTTTAGGAGTTTTGCTTAATTAGGTGATGCCAAGGGAAGTTAGAAAAATGATTTCGGAGAAAATTGAAGATGTATCAAAGGTGAATCACTATCTTtcactacatatatatatctctccaCAAAGTGGCACAAGTTGCACTGCCACAGACCTGTCACATTAGGCAAGATATTTCACCACTCAGGGCTCCAGTTTAATCATCTACAAAAAGAAGAATGTTGAAACCTTAAATTTCCTtccaatttacatttctttgagcCTATGAAACAtgattaaaaacatgaaaaatgattCAAGAAATTTTCAACTTTATTAAAGAACAACATCTATCAGAAAAAATTGAAGAGCCTCAGTTGTCATGCATGATTAAATAAGAGTTggtgaaactattctgaaaaCCATATATGATGTGGTAAAGTTATTTT
It encodes:
- the TMEM35A gene encoding novel acetylcholine receptor chaperone (The RefSeq protein has 1 substitution compared to this genomic sequence), which codes for MGTTKLTPRLSKDAYSEMKRAYKSYVRALPLLKKMGINSILLRKSIGALEVACGIVMTLVPGRPKDVANFFLLLLVLAVLFFHQLVGDPLKRYAHALVFGILLTCRLLIARKPEDRSSEKKPLPGNAEEQPSLYEKAPQGKVKVS